A part of Chanodichthys erythropterus isolate Z2021 chromosome 4, ASM2448905v1, whole genome shotgun sequence genomic DNA contains:
- the LOC137018328 gene encoding prospero homeobox protein 1-like gives MPNHGTEFHLNQQTKRKRVDIGVKRIVSSATTSTHTASAVITVTRAAKSSVIFDAMNSHHSRKQDVLECQGAHLKHRDSGEAKSNVLRKLLKRASSYEDNMIPFSGATIITKLLKNNKATRETGGREPMFPRKAEPEPPQEDTCSNSSQESAKECLLPFGQITRSHLDSERLNEEHLQAKRARVENIIRGMNHSPNAMAPSIPSEKDCEQEGEGETKVPAQSFSPREGNRENKRKQKLPQQQQQQQSFQQLVSTHKEQRADERRQLKLQLEDMQKQLRQLQEKFFQIYDSTDSEPDGGNLSEDSARSNGMLGHSGITEHLIQNSVADRTDNEIADLDPEYILDEARVLLSEQVLLDGEMAKREGSLRSNGLMSMHAVGKHLAETLKQELNSAMSQVIDTVVNVFSKPPRPLLQVFPSLPATQDRFAFNGDNPNFHTANQRLQCFGDVIFPSPFDSFVGVPLPSAIDQTEALPLVVRKSASDHHQSTDLGAQSVHPHPSLHTSSLSGNTSFISPSFRHPFSLPLMGYSFQSTLGTSSTGYSTKDSPDLMDLSRETTSLRKKGASSHHLMHNDSCSPVHSESTAEGLSLIKSEYGDIQEMSDISPLSASTIQEGLSPGHLKKAKLMFFYTRYPSSSMLKMYFSDVKFNRCITSQLIKWFSNFREFYYIQMEKFARQAINDGVVAADDIRVSRDSELYKVLNMHYNKANDFEVPERFLEVTQISLHEFFNAIVACRDVDPSWKKAIYKVICKLDSEVPEIFKSSIPLQELLHE, from the exons ATGCCAAACCATGGCACAGAGTTCCATTTAAATCAACAGACCAAGAGAAAAAGAGTGGACATTGGAGTGAAGAGAATTGTTAGCTCAGCAACCACATCAACACATACAGCTTCTGCTGTCATCACTGTCACTCGTGCAGCCAAATCCTCTGTCATCTTTGATGCCATGAACTCCCATCACAGTAGGAAGCAAGATGTGCTTGAGTGCCAAGGGGCTCATCTCAAGCATCGGGACTCAGGTGAGGCTAAGTCAAATGTTCTCCGCAAACTGCTTAAAAGGGCTAGCTCATATGAGGATAACATGATTCCTTTTTCTGGTGCGACAATCATCACCAAGCTACTGAAGAACAATAAGGCAACGAGAGAAACAGGAGGCAGGGAGCCAATGTTCCCCAGGAAAGCAGAACCTGAACCACCACAGGAGGACACTTGCAGCAACTCATCCCAGGAGAGTGCAAAAGAGTGTCTCTTACCATTCGGACAAATCACACGGAGCCACTTAGACTCTGAGCGGCTAAATGAAGAGCACCTTCAGGCCAAGCGTGCACGTGTCGAGAACATAATTCGTGGAATGAACCACTCACCAAATGCGATGGCACCCTCTATCCCCAGTGAAAAAGATTgtgagcaagagggagagggagaaacCAAGGTTCCTGCACAGTCCTTCAGCCCACGGGAAGGCAATCGTGAAAACAAGAGGAAACAAAAATTacctcagcagcagcagcagcagcagagctTCCAGCAGCTGGTTTCCACACATAAAGAGCAGAGGGCTGACGAACGCAGGCAGTTGAAACTACAGTTAGAAGACATGCAGAAACAGCTGAGACAGCTTCAAGAGAAGTTCTTCCAGATCTATGACAGCACAGATTCTGAACCAGATGGAGGGAATCTCTCAGAAGACAGTGCACGATCTAATGGAATGCTTGGTCACAGTGGTATCACTGAACATCTCATTCAAAATTCTGTGGCTGATCGAACTGATAATGAGATAGCGGACTTAGATCCGGAATACATTCTAGATGAGGCGAGGGTCCTGCTCAGTGAACAAGTATTGCTAGATGGAGAGATGGCCAAACGGGAGGGTTCTTTGAGGAGCAATGGTTTGATGTCTATGCATGCAGTAGGCAAGCATCTAGCAGAAACCTTAAAGCAGGAGCTGAACTCTGCCATGTCTCAAGTGATAGACACTGTGGTGAATGTTTTTTCAAAACCTCCACGGCCACTGTTACAAGTATTTCCATCACTCCCAGCAACCCAGGACCGCTTTGCTTTTAATGGGGACAACCCAAACTTCCACACTGCTAATCAGAGGCTGCAGTGTTTTGGTGATGTTATCTTTCCCAGCCCATTTGACTCATTTGTTGGAGTCCCTCTTCCTAGTGCCATTGACCAGACGGAGGCACTACCACTGGTGGTACGAAAGTCTGCATCTGATCACCACCAGTCCACAGATCTTGGAGCTCAAAGTGTCCACCCACATCCCTCCCTACACACTTCTTCTCTTTCTGGAAACACAAGCTTCATCTCCCCATCATTCCGCCATCCATTTTCACTTCCTCTCATGGGTTACTCATTCCAGAGCACACTTGGTACTTCATCAACAGGATACTCTACTAAAGACTCTCCTGATTTGATGGATCTGTCAAGGGAGACCACCAGCTTACGAAAAAAAGGGGCTTCCAGCCACCATCTGATGCATAATGATTCCTGCTCACCAGTTCACTCAGAAAGCACTGCTGAAGGGCTGTCACTCATCAAATCTGAATATGGGGACATCCAGGAAATGTCAGACATCTCACCACTCTCAGCGAGTACAAT CCAGGAGGGCTTGTCCCCAGGTCACCTGAAGAAGGCCAAATTAATGTTCTTCTACACTAGGTACCCAAGCTCCAGCATGCTCAAGATGTACTTCTCAGATGTGAAG TTTAACAGGTGCATCACGTCTCAGCTGATAAAGTGGTTCAGTAACTTTAGAGAGTTCTACTACATTCAGATGGAGAAGTTTGCCCGGCAGGCCATAAATGATGGTGTGGTGGCAGCGGATGACATCAGAGTGAGCCGTGATTCTGAGCTTTACAAAGTGCTCAACATGCACTACAATAAGGCCAACGATTTTGAG